A region of Cryptococcus decagattii chromosome 3, complete sequence DNA encodes the following proteins:
- a CDS encoding 60S acidic ribosomal protein P1 codes for MSSELAATYAALILADEGIEITGDKIVTLTQAAKVEVEPIWATLLAKALDGKDIKDLLTNVGGGGAPAAGAAPAAGAAAGGAAEAAPAEEKKEEAKEESDDDMGFGLFD; via the exons ATG TCTTCTGAACTCGCTGCCACCTACGCCGCCCTTATCCTCGCCGACGAGGGTATTGAGATCACT GGCGACAAGATCGTCACTCTTACCCAGGCCGCCAAGGTTGAGGTTGAGCCTATCTGGGCTACTCTCCTCGCCAAGGCTCTCGACGGCAAGGACATTAAGGACCTCCTCACCAACGtcggtggtggtggtgccCCCGCTGCCGGTGCTGCCCCTGCTGCCGGTGCCGCTGCTGGTGGTGCTGCCGAGGCCGCCCCTgctgaggagaagaaggaggaggctAAGGAGGAGTCTGACGACGACATG GGCTTCGGTCTCTTCGACTAA